A segment of the Corallococcus silvisoli genome:
GCCCTTGAACGAGCGGCGCAGGAAGAACGCGCCGCAGCGGCGGAACATCGGGCCCAGGGGCCAGAAGGACAGGTTCGCGCCCGCAGCCACCAGCGGCGCCGTGTAGCCCCGGTTCCAGAGCACCCAGCTCATCACCAGGTAGTCCACGTGACTCTTGTGGCTGGGGCAGAGCACCACCGGGGCCTTGCCCGCCGCCTTGAGCGCGCGGTGCAGGCCCGCCTCGTCCACGCCGATGCCGTCGTAGATGCGGTTGAACACCCACTCCAGCACCGGCGCGATGAGGGCCAGCACGGAGGGGTTGGGCTTGGCCGCGATGGCCTCCAGGTTGCGCTTCGCCTCGCGCTGCACGCTCGCGGGCTTGCGGCCGGTGGCGGCGGCGTGCTCGTCCAGCACCTTGCGCAGCTGGCGGTCGCGCAGCGTCTCCTCGATGAGCCGGTCCGTGGGCTTCTGCGGCGGGCCGAACACCGCGCGCGTCTCCCGGGCCAGGTACACGTGCAGCGCGCTTCGCACCTTGCGCGCCAGCACCTCGTCGGTGGCCTGCGGGTTCTCCTCGATGAAGCGGCGCAGATCGATGGGCTCTCCCACGCGGAACTGCGCGCGCTTGTAGTTGCGGAAGAACGCCACCATGGAGTGCACGAAGCCCGGCGCCTCGGGGCTGCCGAACACCACGTCCCGCCAGCCCGGCTTGAGCTTCGCGGCGCGCTTCTCCCAGACGAACAGCTCCGGCACCAGGAACACCGGCCGCTCGGAGCTGCGCGCCAGCCGCACCAGGGCGGGGAAGGGGTCCTCGCGCGTCTCCTTGCCGGAGGCGTGCAGGAGCGCCGTGCGGCGCAGGAACACCAGCCCGCTGCCGCCCTGCTCGCCGGCGTAGCGGAAGCGCTCCTCCACCGCGCCGCCCTGGGCCGTCTGGCGCCAGGGCCGGGTGAACCACGGCCGCAGGTTCACCACCGCGCGGATGGGCGGCATGGCCCGGCGGACCATCGCCCACGCGATGTAGAGGAAGTTGATCCAGGCGGTGGTGCGCATGACGTGCACCACGAAACCCCGGGCGCTGAGCGCACGCAGCTCGTTCTCGGCCTCGGGGGGGAAATGCACCCCGTCGAAGTACCGTGCCCCGAGCACCCGGGACATGGGACCGAATTCCTCCTTCAAGGCCTCTCCTTGCGTCACGGTCTGCGCCAGCGCGGTGTCCACGGCAGCCCCCCAGGCTACATGTTTTCCGGCGTCGGGATCCCGAGCAGTGTCAGGCCCGCGGCCAGGGTGATGCGCGTCGCGTCCGTGAGGGCCAGGCGGGCCGCGCGCACTGCGTCATTCCCCTCCACGAGGATGCGCTTCTCCTTCTCCTTGTTTCCGGCCGTGTAGTAGCGGCTGTACGCCGACGCCACGTCCAGCAGCAGGCGCGCGACCAGGCTGGGCTCGTACTGCTCCGCCGCCGCCTTCACCACGTCTGGCAGCCGCGTCAGCTCACGCACCAGGGCCTGCTCCTCCGGAAGGGTCAGCAGCGCGGGATCATAGCTCGCCGGCACGCCGCCGCCCTTGCGCAGCACGTTGGCGCTCCGGGCGTGCGCGTACTGGAGGTACGGGCCGGTGTGCCCCTCCAGGCTCGTCACCTCGTCCCAGTCGAAGGTGTAGTCGCTGGCGCGGTTGTGCTTCAGGTCGCCGAAGACGATGGCGCCCAGGCCGATCTGCTCCGACAGCGCGTCGGCGTCAGCCGTCTCCAGGTTGCCCTGGGCGATGTTCTCCTTCACGCGCTCGAGCACGCGCTCCTTCGCCTCGTCCAGGACCTGCGACAGCTCCACCACTTGGCCCTTGCGCGTGCTCATGCCGTGGATGCGGCCGAACGGCACGTGGATGCACCGGTCCGCCCACGGCTGCCCCATCTCCTTCAGGGTGCGGAACACCTGCCGGAAGTGCAGCGCCTGGTCCTGCGCGACGACGTAGAGCGACTTGTCGAAGTTGAAGCGCGCGTGGCGGTCCTCGGCGGCGGCCAGGTCGCGCGTGGCGTAGAGCGTGCTGCCATCGTTCTTCTTGAGGAGCACGGGCGGCTCCCCGTCCGCGTAGGGCATGTCCACGATGAGCGCGCCCTGGGACTCCTTCACGCCGGGCTTCTGGGCGATCTGCTCGATGACCGCGTCCATCCGCCCCTGGTAGCGGCTCTCGCCTTCGATGTGCTCGAAGTCGATGCCCATGCGCGCGTACACGTGCTTGAAGCCCTTGAGGCTCGTCTCGCGGAACTGGTTCCAGAGCTTCATCGCCTCCGGCTCGCCTGCCTCCATGCGGCGGAAGAACTCGCGGGCCTTCTCGTCGAAGGCGGGGTCTTCCCCGGCGCGCTTGTTGGCCTGGACGTAGACCTGGACCAGGTGCGCCATGTCGTCGATGCGCGCCGGATCGCCGTACTCCTGGAAGCCCACGGCCACGAGGCCGAACTGCTTGCCCCAGTCACCCAGGTAGTTGATGCCCTCCACGCGCCAGCCCAGCGCGCGGTAGAGGTTCGCGATGCAGTGGCCCAGGAACGTGGTGCGGATGTGGTGGAAGCCAATGGGCTTGGCGATGTTGGGCGACGAGTAGTCGATGACCACCGTCTTGCCCTTGCCGTCCTCCGCGTCGCTGCCATACGCGACGCCCGCGAGGCGCACGCTGTCGATGACCTCCTGGGTGAAGGGGAGGGGAAGGAAGCGCGCGTTGACGTACGGGCCGACGGCCTTCACCTCCAGGCCGGGCACCTGGATCGTCTGCGCGAGCGACGCGGCGATGGCGGGCGGCGCCTTCTTCTGCGCCTTGGCGAGGGGGAAGGTGGCGAAGCTCAGGTCGCCGTGCGCGGGGTCCGCGGGCTTGACCTGGGGCTCGATGTCAGCGGCGGGGACACCCAGGGCCCCGGCCAGGGCCTGGGCGAACGCTGCGCGGTAGCGGGAATAGACGGATGTGCTCATGGACCGCGCGGATACTAGCCAAGGCGGGGCATCTTCCGGCCACCTCTTCTGCGCGGAAGGTGCTCGGGGCGCCGTTCAGGGCACCGCGGGGCCGCGGCTCTTGGGGCGCACCACCGAGGCCACGGTGTCCAGCAGCTTGGGCAGCTTCAGCGGCTTTTCGAAGTAGCCGTCGATGCGGTCCGGCCCTTCACCCGAGGTGAGGGACGCGACATCGCTGGCCCCGGAGATGATGTAGACGACCACGTCCGCCAGGGACTCCGTGGTGCGGATGTAGTGGAGCACGGACCGGCCGTCCTCGCCGGAAAGCCGCAGGTCCAGCAGCACCATGGCCGGCCGGATGTGGGACAGGATGGAGCGTGCCTCGGCGGCGCCGGACGTGGCCATCACCCGGTAGCCCTCCTGTTCCAGCACCTGCTCCAGCACCTCGCGGCAGTCCACGTCGTCCTCCACCAGGAGGATGCCGCCCGCCTTGG
Coding sequences within it:
- the argS gene encoding arginine--tRNA ligase → MSTSVYSRYRAAFAQALAGALGVPAADIEPQVKPADPAHGDLSFATFPLAKAQKKAPPAIAASLAQTIQVPGLEVKAVGPYVNARFLPLPFTQEVIDSVRLAGVAYGSDAEDGKGKTVVIDYSSPNIAKPIGFHHIRTTFLGHCIANLYRALGWRVEGINYLGDWGKQFGLVAVGFQEYGDPARIDDMAHLVQVYVQANKRAGEDPAFDEKAREFFRRMEAGEPEAMKLWNQFRETSLKGFKHVYARMGIDFEHIEGESRYQGRMDAVIEQIAQKPGVKESQGALIVDMPYADGEPPVLLKKNDGSTLYATRDLAAAEDRHARFNFDKSLYVVAQDQALHFRQVFRTLKEMGQPWADRCIHVPFGRIHGMSTRKGQVVELSQVLDEAKERVLERVKENIAQGNLETADADALSEQIGLGAIVFGDLKHNRASDYTFDWDEVTSLEGHTGPYLQYAHARSANVLRKGGGVPASYDPALLTLPEEQALVRELTRLPDVVKAAAEQYEPSLVARLLLDVASAYSRYYTAGNKEKEKRILVEGNDAVRAARLALTDATRITLAAGLTLLGIPTPENM